A portion of the Helicobacter pylori NQ4053 genome contains these proteins:
- a CDS encoding nickel-dependent hydrogenase large subunit, whose amino-acid sequence MSKKIVVDPITRIEGHLRIEVIVDDDNVITDAFSSSTLFRGLETIIKGRDPRDAGFIAQRICGVCTYSHYKAGITAVENALGITPPLNAQLVRSLMNMALLFHDHVVHFYTLHGLDWCDIMSALKADPIQAAKLSFKYSPYPINTGAGELKAVQKRLNDFAKGGSLGPFSNGYYGHKTYRLSPEQNLIVLSHYLKLLEIQREAAKMTAIFGAKQPHPQSLTVGGVTSVMDILDPTRLAEWKSKFEVVANFINHAYYPDLVMAGEMFANEQSVIKGCGLRNFIAYEEVLLGKDKYLLSSGVVLDGDISKLHPIDESLIKEEVTHSWYQYENTKEVQLHPYDGQTNPHYTGLKDGESVGIENKIIPAKVLDTKNKYSWIKSPRYDSKPMEVGPLSSVVVGLAAKNPYVTEVATKFLKDTKLPLEALFSTLGRTAARCIEAKTIADNGLLAFDALVENLKSDQSTCAPYHIDKNQEYKGRYIGQVPRGMLSHWVRIKNGVVENYQAVVPSTWNAGPRDSQNQKGAYEMSLIGTKIADLTQPLEIIRTIHSFDPCIACSVHVMDFKGQSLNEFKVEPNFAKF is encoded by the coding sequence ATGTCAAAAAAAATCGTAGTCGATCCTATCACTAGGATTGAGGGGCATTTAAGGATTGAGGTGATCGTAGATGATGATAATGTGATCACCGATGCGTTTTCTTCTTCTACGCTTTTTAGGGGGCTAGAGACGATCATTAAGGGCAGAGACCCACGAGACGCGGGCTTTATCGCTCAAAGGATTTGCGGGGTATGCACTTATTCGCATTATAAGGCTGGTATCACTGCGGTAGAAAACGCTCTAGGCATCACCCCCCCATTAAACGCGCAATTGGTGCGATCTTTGATGAACATGGCATTGCTTTTTCATGACCATGTGGTGCATTTCTATACTTTGCATGGGCTTGATTGGTGCGATATTATGAGCGCTTTAAAAGCCGATCCCATTCAAGCGGCAAAACTCTCTTTCAAATACAGCCCTTATCCCATTAATACCGGTGCCGGCGAATTAAAAGCGGTTCAAAAACGCTTGAATGATTTCGCTAAAGGTGGATCTTTAGGGCCTTTTAGTAATGGCTACTATGGGCATAAAACCTATCGTTTGAGTCCGGAACAAAATTTAATCGTTTTAAGCCACTACCTCAAGCTTTTAGAAATCCAAAGGGAAGCGGCGAAAATGACCGCTATTTTTGGGGCCAAACAGCCTCACCCACAAAGCTTAACGGTAGGGGGTGTTACGAGTGTTATGGATATATTGGATCCGACGAGATTGGCTGAATGGAAGAGTAAGTTTGAAGTGGTGGCTAATTTTATCAACCATGCTTACTACCCTGATTTGGTGATGGCAGGCGAAATGTTCGCTAACGAACAATCTGTCATCAAAGGTTGCGGTTTAAGGAATTTTATCGCTTATGAAGAAGTGTTGCTCGGGAAGGATAAATACCTTTTGAGTAGTGGGGTGGTGCTTGATGGGGATATTTCTAAATTACACCCCATTGATGAGAGTTTGATTAAAGAAGAGGTTACGCATTCTTGGTATCAATATGAGAACACTAAAGAAGTGCAACTCCACCCTTATGACGGGCAAACTAACCCGCATTATACCGGTTTAAAAGACGGCGAGAGCGTGGGGATTGAAAATAAAATCATCCCTGCTAAAGTGCTTGACACTAAAAATAAATATTCTTGGATAAAATCGCCCAGATACGATAGTAAGCCCATGGAAGTAGGCCCTTTAAGTTCCGTAGTGGTAGGTTTAGCGGCGAAAAACCCTTATGTTACTGAAGTGGCTACGAAGTTTTTAAAAGACACTAAACTGCCTTTAGAGGCGTTGTTTTCAACGCTTGGGCGCACAGCTGCAAGGTGTATTGAAGCTAAAACGATTGCTGATAATGGCCTTTTGGCGTTTGATGCACTAGTGGAAAATCTAAAAAGCGATCAAAGCACTTGCGCTCCTTATCACATTGATAAAAATCAAGAATATAAAGGGCGCTACATTGGTCAAGTGCCAAGGGGCATGCTAAGCCATTGGGTGCGTATTAAAAACGGCGTGGTGGAAAATTATCAAGCGGTAGTGCCTTCTACTTGGAATGCGGGGCCTAGAGATTCTCAAAATCAAAAGGGGGCTTATGAAATGAGCTTGATTGGCACTAAAATCGCTGATTTAACCCAGCCTTTAGAAATCATTAGGACTATCCATTCTTTTGACCCATGCATCGCATGCTCCGTGCACGTGATGGATTTTAAAGGGCAGTCTTTAAACGAGTTTAAAGTAGAGCCTAATTTCGCTAAATTCTAA
- the cybH gene encoding Ni/Fe-hydrogenase, b-type cytochrome subunit, translating into MDKMNKVVLHKEYSGFVRFFHWVRALSIFALIATGFYIAYPFLQPNSSFYKGVYLLQAYVRSFHVMFGFLLISALIFRTYLFFTKESLMERRSFGQLLSPKAWIDQMKSYFLISGKPHTKGLYNPIQLVAYFTLVVLIVLMSLSGIVLYYNVYHEGLGAFLGSAFKWFEALCGGLANVRFIHHLATWGFILFVPVHVYMVFFHSIRYDSSGADSMINGYGYTKE; encoded by the coding sequence ATGGATAAAATGAATAAGGTCGTCTTACACAAAGAGTATTCAGGTTTTGTGCGCTTTTTCCATTGGGTTAGGGCTTTGAGTATTTTCGCTCTAATCGCTACAGGGTTTTACATCGCTTACCCTTTTTTGCAGCCTAATTCCAGCTTTTATAAAGGGGTGTATCTTTTACAAGCTTATGTACGCTCTTTTCATGTCATGTTTGGGTTTTTGCTCATTAGCGCATTAATCTTTAGAACCTATCTTTTTTTCACTAAAGAAAGCTTAATGGAACGCAGGAGTTTTGGCCAACTTTTAAGCCCAAAAGCTTGGATTGATCAGATGAAATCGTATTTTCTTATCAGCGGCAAACCCCACACTAAAGGATTGTATAACCCTATCCAACTCGTGGCTTATTTCACTTTGGTTGTTTTGATCGTATTGATGAGTTTGAGCGGGATAGTGTTGTATTATAACGTCTATCATGAGGGGCTTGGGGCGTTTTTAGGGAGCGCTTTTAAGTGGTTTGAAGCGCTTTGTGGGGGGTTAGCGAACGTTCGTTTTATCCACCACTTAGCGACTTGGGGGTTTATTTTATTTGTCCCTGTGCATGTTTATATGGTGTTTTTCCATTCTATCAGGTATGATAGTTCGGGGGCGGATTCTATGATTAATGGCTATGGTTATACCAAAGAATGA
- the hydD gene encoding hydrogenase biosynthesis protein HydD produces MSEKILILGIGNILFGDEGIGVHLAHYLKRNFSFFPSVDIIDGGTMAQQLIPLITSYEKVLILDCVSAEGVEIGSVYAFDFKDAPKEITWAGSAHEVEMLHTLRLTEFLGDLPKTFIVGLVPFVIGSETTFKLSSGMLNALETALKAIETRLNAWGVKMQRTGNIALDCIAELSYKGF; encoded by the coding sequence ATGAGTGAAAAAATCCTAATTCTTGGCATTGGCAATATCCTTTTTGGCGATGAAGGGATTGGGGTGCATCTAGCCCACTACCTCAAAAGAAATTTTTCTTTTTTCCCTAGCGTGGATATTATAGATGGGGGGACTATGGCTCAGCAACTCATTCCTTTAATCACTTCGTATGAAAAGGTTTTGATTTTGGATTGCGTGAGCGCTGAAGGCGTTGAGATAGGATCAGTCTATGCCTTTGATTTTAAGGACGCCCCTAAAGAAATCACATGGGCTGGGAGCGCGCATGAAGTGGAAATGCTGCACACTTTAAGGCTCACGGAGTTTTTAGGGGATTTGCCTAAAACTTTTATCGTGGGGCTTGTGCCTTTTGTGATAGGGAGCGAGACCACTTTCAAGCTTTCAAGCGGAATGTTAAACGCTTTAGAAACAGCCTTAAAAGCCATAGAAACCCGACTCAACGCATGGGGGGTTAAAATGCAACGCACGGGCAATATCGCCTTAGATTGTATCGCCGAACTCTCTTATAAGGGTTTTTGA